DNA sequence from the Streptomyces sp. HUAS 15-9 genome:
GACATCAGCAGCTGCGCGCGGACGGTGAGCCGCGCGCCGCCGAGCACCACGCCCAGCATGATCAGGAACCAGGCCGCGCCGATCACCGTCGACAGGGCCGTGTCGTCGGCGAGGTTCTCGTCGAACAGCGCGAGCGTCATCGAACCGGCGGGCAGCGAACCGGCCACCATGAAGATGGTCGCGGAGACCACCAGCGCCCAGCCGCTGACGAAGCCCAGGAACGGGTGCAGGGTGCGGCCCACCCAGGAGTAACTGGCGCCCGCGTTCACATCGATCCGGCTCAGGTAGCTGAACGCCAGCGCGATGCCCAGCATGGGTATCGCGCAGTACAGCAGGGCCGCCGGACTGGCCAGGCCCACCGTGCCGACCAGCGCCGCCGTGGTCGCGGCCAGCGAGTAGGCGGGTGCGCTGCCCGCGACGGCCATGACCACGGTGTCGAACGTCCCGAGGGCATTGGCCTGCAGCCCTCTGCCCCTGTTCTTGCTCATGGATGTGCTGCTTTCCGGTTGTGCGCGCGCACGGACGGGCCGGCCCGCGGCGCACGGGTGGGGGGTGTGGGACCCGCCTCGAACCCGTAGAGGGATGGCCTCGGGTCAGTGGCCGGCCAGGAGAAGAGAAAGACCGGTGAATTCCGATCAGCCCTGCGTCGGCAGTCGGTCACACCGCGTGTGGCTGCGATGATAGCGGCCCTCTTTGACCTTTCAAGATTGACCAGCCGGTATTCTCCCTCGCCGGGCGAGGGCCCAACTCCCGCCCCGGAAGCGCCCCTTCCGCGCCTCGGTCACTCCTCCAGGTGGTCGATCTGCCGCAGCTTGTTGGTGGCGTCGAGCGCCGCGACCTTGTACGACTCCGCCAGCGTCGGGTAGTTGAACACCGCGTCGACCAGATAGTCGACCGTGCCGCCGCAGCCCATCACGGACTGCCCGATGTGGATCAGCTCGGTGGCACCCGCACCGAAGCAGTGCACGCCGAGCAGCGTGCGGTCCTCGGGCGAGACCAGCAGCTTGAGCATGCCGTGGGAGTCGCCGATGATCTGCCCCCGGGCCAGTTCCCGGTAGCGGGCTATGCCGACCTCGAACGGCACGCAGTCCTCGGTGAGTTGGTCCTCCGTCCGGCCCACGAAGCTGATCTCCGGAATGGTGTAGATACCGATCGGCTGGAGGTGGTGCATGCGTCCGACGGGCTCCCCGAAGGCGTGGTACGCGGCGGCCCGGCCCTGTTCCATCGAGGTCGCGGCGAGCGCCGGGAAGCCGATGACGTCGCCGACGGCGTAGATGTGCGGCACCTCGGTGCGGTAGTGCTCGTCCACGCGGATCCGGCCGCGCGGGTCCGCGGTCAGCCCCGCCTTGGCCAGGTCGAGTTCATCGGTGAGCCCCTGGCGGCCCGCGGAGTACATCACCGCGTCGGCGGGGATCTTCTTGCCGCTCTCCAGGACGGTCAGGGTGCCATGGGCGTGCCGCTCCACGGCGGCGACGGTCTCCCCGAAGCGGAAGGTGACGGCGAGGTCCCGCAGGTGGTACTTGAGCGACTCGATGACCTCGACGTCGCACAGGTCCAGCATCCCCGGGCGCCTTTCCACCACGGTCACCTTGCTGCCCAGCGCGGCGAACATGCTGGCGTATTCCATTCCGATCACGCCGGCGCCCACGATGACCATGGACCGCGGCACCCGCTCGAGCGTGAGCACATTGTCCGAGTCCATGATCGTGCGCCCGTCGAACTCGACGCTGTCCGGCCGGGCCGGCCGCGTGCCGGTGGCGATCACGATGTGCTCCGCGCTCAACAGGCTCTCGTGGCCGGTGACGTCGCGCAGCCCGATCGTGTGCGGGTCGACGAATCGGCCCGTGCCGGCGTAGAGGGAGACGTGGTTGCGGGACAGCTGGCTGCGGATGACGTCGACCTCCCGGCCGACCACGTGCTGGGTGCGCGCGGTCAGATCGGCGACGGTGATGTCCTCTTTCAGCCGGTAGCTCTGCCCGTACAGATCGCGCTGGGTGAGACCGGTGAGGTACAGCACCGCCTCGCGCAGGGTCTTGGAGGGGATGGTGCCGGTGTGGATGGAGACCCCACCGACCATGTCGGGGCGGTCGACGACGGCGACCCGGCGGCCGAGCTTGGCCGCGGCGATGGCGGCCTTCTGACCGCCCGGACCGGAACCGATGACGAGCATGTCGAAGTCGAAGTCAGGCACCTTCCGGAGTGTGTCAGCCCACGGGCTCTCTTCGAAAGGGAGAACGGGAAACCGTCCGCCCGAACGGAACCCCCGTCCGGCCCGCGGGAGTTGTCGGCCGCCCCTCACCGTCCTCGCCGTACCGCACCCACCGGAGGGACAATACGGTCATGGGCCGTCGACTCGACGATGTGAGCGCACCCGCCCGGCTGGCCGGACCCGAGGAGGGCATCGGCCCGGACGAACTCACGCTCGCCGCCCGCAACCACGGCCTCCCGCTGGAAGCCCTGCGCCACGACATCACCCCGCCCGGCCTGCACTACGTCCTCACCCACTACGACATCCCGTACGTCCCCGACGCCACCCGCTGGCGCCTGACGGTGGACGGCCTGGTCCGCCGCCCGCTGCGGCTCACCCCGGCCGATCTGCGGGCGTTCCCCGCGGTCACCACCCGGGTCACCCTGGAGTGCGCCGGGAACGGCCGTGCGCTGCTGGCACCGCGCCCGGTGAGCCAGCCCTGGCTGGTCGAGGCCGTCGGCACGGCCGAGTGGACCGGCGTACCACTGCGGCTGCTGCTCGCCGAGGCGGGCGTGGGCCCGACGGCCGTCGACGTGGTCCTCACCGGAGCCGACCACGGAGTGGAGCGCGGGATCGAGCAGGACTACCAGCGCGCCCTGCCGGTGGCCGTGGCCATGGGCGACGACCCCGAGGTGCTGGTGGCCTACGGCATGAACGGCGGCCCGCTGCCCCCGCAGCACGGCCACCCGGTCCGGCTGGTGGTCCCCGGCTGGTACGGCATGGCGCACGTGAAGTGGCTGCGGGACATCACGGTCAGTGCGCGAGCGTTCACGGGATTCCAGCAGGCCGTGGCCTACCGGCTCCGGCAGCGCCCCGGGGACGAGGGCGAGCCGGTCACCCGTATCGCGCCGCGGGCCCTGCTGGTGCCGCCGGGCTTCCCGGACTTCATGTCCCGGACCCGGGTGGTCCCGCCGGGACCGGTACCGCTGGAGGGCCGGGCCTGGTCCGGGCAGGCGCCGGTGACGGCCGTCGAGGTCAGCACCGACGGGGGAGCGAACTGGCACCCGGCCGGCCTCGACCCGGCGGACCGGCACCGCTGGGCCTGGCGCCGATGGCACTGGACCTGGACGGCCACCCCGGGACGCCATGTCCTCGCCGCCCGCGCGACCGACGCCGACGGCCGCACCCAGCCCTCGGACCAGCACTGGAACCGCGGCGGCTTCGCCAACAACGCGATCCACCGCGTCCGGGTCGTGTGCGTGCCCGCGGACGACGCCGGTGACGACACCGGCCAGGCCCTTTGACGACAGGGCCCGCGTCCGCCTCCAGGACAGCGCCGAGCGCCCGGTCCGCGTCTCCTTGGCAGTCGCGGGCCGGGCGTGTGCCGCGTCTCCGGTCGGTCGCGCCGAGCCGGGTTCTCCCGTCTCCGGTCAGTCGTGCCGAGTCGGCTTCCCCCGTCTGTGAGACGACCCCGGACGGCCCTCAGGGCAGCAGCTTCTCGATGGCGATCGGGCCCTCGGTCTCCAGCTTGCGCCGTGCCCATTCCAGATTGGCCGGAGTGATGTCCCGTCCCGTGGCGAGCACCAGGTCCTCGGGCGCCACGCCGGATTCGGGGTGGATGTGGAGCAGGGCGTCCGGGGTCGCCCGGTCGTCGGCGGACCGGGACTCTTCGGGTTGCGACGTCGACATGATGCCTCCTCCTCCGGATCCGGCCGCCCGCACCGCTGCCGGTGCCGCGAAACCGGCCCACTCTCACGATTCCCCGCCGGAGCCCGCCCTGCATCCGGAAGAGCCCACGGCCCCCTTCCCTCCTAAGCTGGAGACAGCCCGCACGCCCGAATCCGGGAGGCTGCCGCGATGACCGAGACGCCGTACCGGGACGCACCCGGGAGCCCCCGCTATCTGCCGATCGCCGAACACGGACTGATCGGGGACCTGCGGAGCGTGGCCCTGGTGGGCAGCAACGGCACGATCGACTGGTACTGCAGCCCCTCCTTCGACTCCCCGAGCGTCTTCGCGTCGATCCTGGACGCCGAGCGCGGCGGCTGCTTCGAGCTCGCCGCCTCCGTGCCGGCCCGCACCAAGCAGTTCTACTTCCCCGACACCAACGTGCTGATCACCCGGTTCTTCACCGACGACGGGGTCGGCGAGGTCCAGGACTTCATGCCCGTCACCGGGGAGTCCGCGGAGGTCGACCGGCACCGGCTGATCCGCCGCGTCCTGTGCGTCCGCGGCACCATCCCCTTCCGGGTCCGGGTGGCCCCGCGCTTCGACTACGGCGCCGCCCCGCACACGCTGAGGCTGCTCGGCGACACGGCCGTCTTCGAGTCCCCGGAGATGGCCCTCGCGCTCACCTCCACGGTGACCCCGGAGAGCGACGGCGTGGACGTGCGCGCCGACTTCAAGCTCGCCGAGGGCGAGTCCGCGGTGTTCGCCCTCGACCGGGTCGGCGACGCCATAGCGCCGCGCGGCTGCGCCCGCACCGAGGCCGAGCACGAATTCGAGGCCACGGTCTGCTACTGGCGGCGCTGGCTGCACCAGTCCCGCTACCGCGGGCGCTGGCGGGAGATGGTGCACCGCTCCGCCCTCACCCTGAAACTGCTCACCTACGCGCCGACCGGCGCCATCGTGGCCGCGCCGACCACCAGCCTCCCCGAACAGCTCGGCGGTGAGCGCAACTGGGACTACCGCTATGTGTGGATCCGGGACGCCGCGTTCTGCGTCTACGCGCTGCTGCGGCTGGGCTTCAGCGGCGAGGCCCGGGCGTTCATGAACTTCCTGACCGGCCTCATCGGCCCGGGCGACGGCTCGGCCTCGGGCCCGCTGCAGATCATGTACGGCATCGACGGCCGCACCGACCTGCCCGAACGCGAACTCGATCACCTGGAGGGCCACCTGGGATCCGCTCCGGTCCGGGTCGGCAACGCCGCCGCCGACCAGCTCCAGCTCGACATCTACGGCGCCCTCATCGACTCGATCTACCTCTACGACAAGTGGGCCGAGCCCATCTCCAGCGACCAGTGGGACAACGTCTGCCGGCTGGTCGACTGGGTCTGCGACCACTGGGACCAGCCCGACGAGGGCGTGTGGGAGACCCGCGGCGGCCGCAAGAACTTCCTGTACTCGCGCCTGATGTGCTGGGTGGCGATCGAGCGCGCCATCCGCCTGGCCAACCGGCGAGGCCTGCCGGCCGACCACCGCCGCTGGCGGACGAGCCGTGACGCCGTCTACCGGCGGATCATGGACCTCGGCTGGTCGCCGGTGCGCCGCGCCTTCGTCCAGCACGAGGGCGGCGAGGTCCTGGACGCCTCGCTCCTGATGATGCCGCTGGCGAAGTTCATCGCACCCACCGACCCCAAGTGGCTGTCCACCCTGGACGCCCTCACCGACGACCTGGTCTCCGACTCCCTCGTCTACCGCTACGACCCGCAGGCCAGCCCCGACGGGCTCCGCGGCGACGAGGGCACCTTCTCGATCTGCTCCTTCTGGTACGTCGAGGCGCTGGTGCGCGCCGGGCGGCTGGACGAGGCGCGGCTGGCCTTCGAGAAGATGCTCACCTACGCCAACCACCTCGGCCTGTACGCCGAGGAGATCGGCCGCACCGGCGAGCAGCAGGGCAACTTCCCCCAGGCGTTCACCCACCTGGCACTGATCAGCGCGGCGTTCAACCTGGACCGCGCCCTCGGCTGACCTCCCCGGGGGGTCTTTCGGCACCACGGGGGGAGTCCAATGGGCCCATACCTACCCCGTTGGGCCCACGCGGCCGACGGTCGTCCGGCCTAGGCTCGCGAAGGCGCGTGCCGCTTGCCGCCGCGCCGCTCACCGTCCACCGCAACCAGCGAGGCCCCCCGGGTGAACCGTCGTCGTGATCTGCCCCTTGTCTACTCCTGCTCGGGCTGTTCGAGCGCGGCCCAGATGACCAACTGGATCGCCGTGCAGCTCGACCGGCGCGGCATCGCCGAGATGTCGTGCATCGCCGGTGTCGGCGGGGACGTGCCGAGCCTGGTTCGCAAGGCCCGCAGCGGTCGCCCCGTCATCGCCGTGGACGGCTGTGTGCTCCAGTGCGCCCGCAACTGTCTCGCCCGGCACGAGGTGGAGCCGGTGGTGCACCATCTCCTCAGCGACGACGGGGTGCGCAAGCGGCTGGGCGAGGACTTCGACCCGGAGCAGGCCGAGCAGGTGCTCGACGGCATCATCGCCCGCATCACCGAGGAGACCGGCTCGCAGCCGCACTCCTGACGGGAGTTCAGGCCCCCTCGGCGCGCCGCAGGGTGGCCACGCACAGGTGCGGGGTGACGAAGGGCTCCAGGCTCTCCGCCGTCAGCGGGGCCCGCAGTGTCTCCACCGTGCCCTGCATCAGGCCGAGATGGATCGCGCAGACGATGTCGGGGCGGCGCTGGGCCACCTCGCGGAACGGGCAGTGGTGCAGACGCAGCCGCCGCAGGTCGGCGGCCCCGGCCTGGGCGTCATCGGCTGCATCGCCGATGACCGTGCCCGCGGCCTCCGGCTCCGTGCCCGCCTCGGGTTCCCGCTCAAGCTCCGGCTGGTGCTCCTGATCGTGCTCCTGCTCCGCTTCGGTGACGAAGCCCATGCCCTCCAGGGTCGCCACCAGCCGGCGCTCCCCTTCCTCCGCGCCGATGCGCTCGGTGGGCGCGGGAGCGTTGGTCAGGTACGAGCCCCAGGAGCGGCCGGCCCGGGTCGCCGCGCCCACCGGGTCCTCCACCGAGGAGGACACGACACCGAGCAGGATGTCGGACAGCAACTGGAAACTGCGCGAACCGTCCAGCCCGTCCGAGGCGACGGCCGAGTAGACGATCTTCGGTCGCCCCGGTTCACTGCGGGGCGCGCTGTCACGGATCGCCAGGCCGTCGGCGACCAGCGCGTCCAGATGGAAGCGGGCGGTGTTGAGGTGGACCCCCACGCGCTCGGCGGTCTCGGCCACACCCAGCGGGCGGCCGTCCTCCGCGCGCAGCAGTTGCAGGACGGCAGCGCGCCTTCCCCTTTGTACCGGAGCGCCGGTACCCGCGTCGATGAGCTGTCGTCGTGGAGCCATGGAGAAATGATACGACCGCGAGGGTTAGAAACAAGATGTCTCGTTTCTAACCCTCGCGGCAGGATGGTGGCGCGTCGGTCACTCCGGTGGCGAGACCTTGGCGTGCCGCAGCCTGCGGCCCAGCAGGGCGAGGAGCACGCCGTGCGGGACGGCCACCGCCCCGAGGAGCGCGAGCTCCGCCGGGGAGTGGTGACGGAGCGCCTCCCCGCCCGCCAGGACGAGCGCGACCACGGACACGAACAGCGACAGGGCCCGGTGGAAGCGGTGCACCTCCGAGTGCGGCCACTCGTCGCTGCTGACCGGTTCGGGGGTCTGCCCGGCCGCCCGGTGGTAGCCGGCGAAGATACGCGACTCCCAGGCGCCGGTGCTCTGCCGGCCGTAGAGGTCGAGGCCGATCACGACCAGCAGGAGCACCCCGAGGTATCCGGTGGTGAGCAGGGTCTCCCCGCTCACGGGGCCACCGCCTCTGCGGCGGGAGGTTCGGGGGCGCGCCCGCCGTCCTCGTCCTCGTCCAGGTCGTCGTCCGACACGCTGCCGTCGGCCCCGACGGGTCCCACCGCGGTGAACAGCAGGCTCAGCTCGGCGTCCGCCGGCTGCCTGGTCCGGCCGGCGCGATGACGCACGCCCAGCCAGGTCAGCCACAGCAGCGGCAGTACGCCGCCGACCAGGAACACCACGTCTCCGGGCAGGCGCAGCCACTCCAGGAAGACATTGGTGTCCGAGTGCAGATAGCCGAGGCTGCGCGCGTCCGCGTAGCCGCTCTCGACGACCTTGTACAGCTGAAGGGCGCCACCGGGCAGCAGCGTGGCGAACGACATCCACGCCAGGCCGAGGTTGAGCGACCAGAACGCCATCCGGGGCCAGCGGTCCGACCACTTGTTCTCGGGGATCAGGTAGCGCAGCGCGAACACCGCGAATCCGACCGCCAGCATGCCGTACACGCCCATCATCGCGGCGTGCGCGTGGTTCGCCGTCAGGCCCGTGCCCATCTCGTAGTACGACACGATGGGCAGGTTGACCAGGAAGCCGAACACACCGGCACCCAGGAAGTTCCAGAAGCCGACGGCGGCCAGGAACATCACGGCCCAGCGGTGCGGGAACGGGGTGCTCGACGGGCTGTGCCGACGGGCGCCGATCTGCAGGAAGCTCCACGCCTCGACGGTGAGGAAGAGCAGCGGCACCACCTCGAGGGCGGAGAACGTCGCGCCCAGCGCCAGGTGCTCGGCGGGCTCACCCGAGAAGTACAGGTGGTGCATGGTGCCGATCACGCCGCCCGCGCCGTACAGCACGACGTCGAGGAAGATCACGGACAGCGCCACCCGCTCACGGACGACACCCAGCAGCACGAACAGGTAGGCGACGGTCGCGGTGGTGAAGAGCTCCATGAAGTCCTCGACCCACAGGTGCACCACGATGAAGCGCCAGAAGTCGGCCGCGGTGAACTGCGATTCGGGACTGGCCAGCAGGCCGACGGCGTAGAACGCGGGCAGCGCGAGCGCGGCCAGGAAGAACAGCCACGGCATGTTCGCGACGCTCTCCCGGCGCAGCCTGCGGCGCAGTCCGCGGAAGAGGATCACGACCCAGATCACCATGCCGAGGGTCAGCAGGACCTGCCACACCCGGCCGAGGTCCAGATACTCCCAGCCCTGGTTGCCCAGCGCGCTCCACAGGTTGCCGAGCCAGCCGCGCTGTCCGGCCAGTTCGCCCAGCAGGCTGCCGACGACCACGACGACCAGCGCGCCGAGCAGGATCCGGCTGAGCAGGGCCTGCTTGCGGGGCTCCCAGCCGCGGGCGATCAGCGGGGTGATGAAGATGCCGATGGCCAGGAACGAGGTGACCACCCAGAAGATCGCCAGCTGGGTGTGCCAGGTGCGGACCAGGTTGTACGGCAGCCAGCGGTCGAGCGGGATGCCGAAGAAGCTGCCGAGGTCGGCCCGGTAGTGCTGGGCGGCCGAGCCCAGCAGCGCCTGGACCAGGAACAGTCCGGCCATCGCGAAGAAGAACCAGGCCGTGGTGCGCTGTGCCGGGGTGAGCCGGACGGTGTCGGGCGCGTGGAAGCGCAGTTCCCGGTGGTCACGCCGGTGCCAGCCCAGGAAGTTCCAGCGTCCGAAGGCGGCGAACAGCGCGCCGGTGCCCACCAGCAGGAAGATCAGCGACAGCACGCTCCAGGTCACGGTGTGACCGGTCGGCTTGTTGTGGACCAGGGGCTCCGACGGCCAGTTGTTGGTGTACGAGTAGGCCTCGCCGGGGCGGTCGGCCGCGGAGGTCCACGCCGTCCAGCCGAAGTAGGCCGTGACGTCGTGGATCTCGCCCGGATCGGTGATCGCGTTCGGCTTGAGGCCCTGCTTGCCGTCGGGCCGGCCGAGCAGGTCGGCGTAGTGCTTCGTCAGCTCGGTGAAGGCGGCGGCCTGGGCGTCGCTCCACACCAGGGTGCCGGTCGCCTTGTCGTAGCGGTTGGTCCGGTATTCCGCGGCGGTGCGCTCGTCGGCGTTCGCGACGCCGGAATCGACGTACTGCTTGTGCACCATGGTGGCGCTGCGGTGCAGGTAGTCGGCCGTGAAGTCCGGTCCCAGATAGGCGCCGTGGCCGTAGATCGAGCCGTACTGCATCAGGCCGGTGCGCAGGAACACCTTCTGGCCCTCGCGGACGTCGTCGCCGGTGAAGACGACCTGGCCGGAGGCCGTGACGGTCTTCTCCGGTATCGGGGGCTGGGCCTGGTAGGTCCGCATCGCCAGCAGTCCGAGGACCAGGAATCCGCCGAGCGTGACGAGGATGGCCGCCTGGACCCATCCCCTGGCGATCATCCGTGGCCGCTTGTTTTCACCGGGGCTGACGCCCGCTGGTGATCTTCCCATCTCCTGTGCCCTCCTCGAGATCCGACACCCGTCGTCGCGGGTGTCGTGCACTGCAGGGAGAGTAATACCAATCAGGATTGGTATTTAACAGGGGGCCTCGTCTAAACTGGCCGACAGGTGGCCACCGACACCACGGACAACCGACGTGACGACAGAGAGGAGAGCCTCTGATAGGCATGCACGAAGACCAGGAGGCTTCCCTCGCCACGGGATGCCTCGGTGCAGAAAGACGGCGAAGCACCCCCGGCGCGATACGGGGGTGCTTCCCGCGTCCGCGCAGCCGTCGGCCGCGCGGACGACGGGGCGAGGTCGGCCGAGATTCGCCCCGGCACCGCGCCGGTCCGGGCTCCGCCCGAGATGTAACCGAATCGTCACAGCCCTTCGCGGCGCCACAACTCCCTCCGGGACATTTGGGTCGAACCCGGTGTCGGCACGACCAGCCGACCTGACGACCCATCAACATCCCCCGGGGGGAACGAAGATGAGTAACAGCGCACACCCCGCACGCCGCTTTGGAGTCCCCACCGCCGTCACCGCGGCCTCCTTCCTGCTGCTGGCCGGCGCCGGCATCCTGGCCGCGCCGTCCGCGTTCGCGGGCGTCCCGGGCGGCACCTCCGCCGCCGACCGCAACAGCGACTTCAACGGCGACGGCTACACCGACATCCTCACCGGTGTCCCGGAAGGCACCGTGGACGGCAAGGAAGGCGCCGGGTACGTCACCGTGCAGTACGGCGCCCCCAACGGCATCGGCACCGACAAGACCGTGCCCAAGGGCCGTACGGCGGTCATCAGCCAGTCCACCAAGGGGGTGCCCGGCACCTCCGAGGCCTGGGACGACTTCGGGCAGGCCGTCGCCACCGGCGACCTGGACGGCGACGGCTACGACGACGCGATCATCGGCGCGCCCGGGGAGGACGAGGGCCGCGTCGCGGACGCCGGCCGGGTGACCGTCCTGTACGGCTCCAAGGCCGGCCTGAGCACCGCGCGCACCGCCTCCGTCACCGCCGCGAAGCCGGCCGCGGGCGCCCGGTTCGGCCTCGGGGCGGCCGCCGCCCGGTTCACCGGCGACACCGACGCCGACCAGCTCGTCGTGGCCGACCAGAAGGTGGGCCTGCACGTGTTCACCTACCACGCGGGCGTCCTGCGACTCGTCGGCGCACCGCGCTCCACCGGCCACAAGCTCCGGCCCGGATATCTCACCACCGGTGACTACGATCACAACGGCTACGCCGACCTGGTCGTCTCCGGCTACAGCCCCGACGACGACTACACCAAGGGCTGGTCCGCGTACTACGCGGGCGGCAGCAACGGTGTGACCTACCGACGGGACCTGCCCGGCGGCCTGGGCACCGCCTCCGGCGACATCGACAAGGACGGCTTCGACGACCTGGTCGTCGGCCGGCTCAGCAGCGCCGACGACCAGGCGGAGGGCGACGCGGGCGGCAAGATCGGCGTGTACTACGGCGGCGAGGAAGGCCCCGCGGGCGTGGACGGCCCCGGCACCGGCCCGCAGTGGTGGTCGCAGAACTCCCCGGGTGTCCCGGGCGCGTCCGAGGCCGGGGACTCCTGGGGCGCCGACCTGTCCGTCGCCGACGTGAACGGCGACGGCTTCGCGGACGTGGCCGTCGGCGCGCCCGGCGAGGACGTGGGCAGTGTCGCCGACGCGGGCGCGGTCTGGCTGCTGCGCGGCTCCCACAAGGGCCTGACCGCGGCACACGCCCAGTCCTTCGACCAGAACACCCCGCACATCCCCGGCACCGCGGAGATGGACGACGCCTGGGGCGCCCAGGTAAGGCTGGCGGACACCGACGCGGACGGCCGCGCCGAACTCCTCGCGGCGGCCCCCGGCGAGAACGCGGGCGACGGCGCGCTGTGGCTCCTGCCCGCGAGCAACAACGGCCTGCTGGCCCCCGGCTCATGGTCGTACAACGCCGGAGCCCTCGGCGGAAACGCCCACGCGGCCCGGTTCGGCGCGGTGATCGACGAGTAGTCCGCGTGCCCGCACCGGGGCAGTGGCCGGTGCGGGTGCTGTCGTCGGTCTCCGGTGCGGGTCAGGCGAAGCGGGAGCTGGGGACCGGGCCCGATGACGACAGGCGGGCCCGGTCGCCGCGCAGCCAGGTGGCGCGTGTCGCCGTGACGAAGGCCGTGAACACCTCGTCCGAGTCCGGCGGGGCCTGACCGTCGTCCTCGTCCGGGGTCGGGTCCGCACCGGTGATCTCGGCGGCGAGTTCCTTCTCCGGGCGGTCGTCGGCCGGTCCGTGCTCGACGCCGCCGTCGGCACCCTGGTGCGTCTGCTCGCCCCACGGCGCCACCACCGACTGGTGGAGCAGCGTCACGCTGTCGGCGGTGACGACCGGGGTGTCCGTCCAGGAGCTCGCGTGCTCGTGCAGCACCTGCCCCGGGGTCCGCTCGAAGAGCTGCCCGAGGATCTCGGGATCGGCGACGTCGTTCAGGTCGTACGCCACGACCACGGTGTCCTCACGCCCGGCCGCGAACGGCTCCGCGGGCAGCCCCAGCACCTCGGCGGCGGCCAGGCCGAGGATCCGCGAGCCCCGGTCGGGCAGCAGCGACACGGACCGGGGGCGCACCTCGGTGGTCTCGAGCAGTGTCCGCAGCCGCAGCAGGCCGCGCAGGCACTGGTCGGGGGTGTCCTGCAGCCAGGCGTAACGCCCCGTCATCCCCCCGTCGAAGCCGTACGGCGAGAGCGTGCCGAGCACGGTGCCGCCGATCACGTACTGCCAGCCGCGCAGATCGGTGAGGTCCAGCGCGGTCGCGGCTCCGACGGCGGCGGCGCGTTCCAGCATGCGGCTCTGCCGGGCCTGTGTGGGCAGCCACATGGGGTCCTCCGGGTCCGGCAGCAGCGCGTGCTGGCGCCGGGCCAGGGCGAGATCGCCCGACATGATCGCGTTGAACACCAGGAGGTAGCGGTCCGGCCAGTCGGTGAAGTCGGCCTCGTGCCGGGCCAGTTCCTCGGCCGCCTCGCGGTGCCGCCCCTCGCGCTCGTACGCCGACACCAGCTCCCGTACGACACCGAGGCGGCCCGGGTTGCCGCGCAGGACCTCGCGCAGCGCGGGGATCGCCAGGTAGGACAGCCCGCGTTCCACGCACGCGTACCCGAAGTCGAAGAGGGCCTGGGCATGTCCGGGCCGCGC
Encoded proteins:
- a CDS encoding nitric-oxide reductase large subunit, translating into MGRSPAGVSPGENKRPRMIARGWVQAAILVTLGGFLVLGLLAMRTYQAQPPIPEKTVTASGQVVFTGDDVREGQKVFLRTGLMQYGSIYGHGAYLGPDFTADYLHRSATMVHKQYVDSGVANADERTAAEYRTNRYDKATGTLVWSDAQAAAFTELTKHYADLLGRPDGKQGLKPNAITDPGEIHDVTAYFGWTAWTSAADRPGEAYSYTNNWPSEPLVHNKPTGHTVTWSVLSLIFLLVGTGALFAAFGRWNFLGWHRRDHRELRFHAPDTVRLTPAQRTTAWFFFAMAGLFLVQALLGSAAQHYRADLGSFFGIPLDRWLPYNLVRTWHTQLAIFWVVTSFLAIGIFITPLIARGWEPRKQALLSRILLGALVVVVVGSLLGELAGQRGWLGNLWSALGNQGWEYLDLGRVWQVLLTLGMVIWVVILFRGLRRRLRRESVANMPWLFFLAALALPAFYAVGLLASPESQFTAADFWRFIVVHLWVEDFMELFTTATVAYLFVLLGVVRERVALSVIFLDVVLYGAGGVIGTMHHLYFSGEPAEHLALGATFSALEVVPLLFLTVEAWSFLQIGARRHSPSSTPFPHRWAVMFLAAVGFWNFLGAGVFGFLVNLPIVSYYEMGTGLTANHAHAAMMGVYGMLAVGFAVFALRYLIPENKWSDRWPRMAFWSLNLGLAWMSFATLLPGGALQLYKVVESGYADARSLGYLHSDTNVFLEWLRLPGDVVFLVGGVLPLLWLTWLGVRHRAGRTRQPADAELSLLFTAVGPVGADGSVSDDDLDEDEDGGRAPEPPAAEAVAP
- a CDS encoding FG-GAP repeat protein; translation: MSNSAHPARRFGVPTAVTAASFLLLAGAGILAAPSAFAGVPGGTSAADRNSDFNGDGYTDILTGVPEGTVDGKEGAGYVTVQYGAPNGIGTDKTVPKGRTAVISQSTKGVPGTSEAWDDFGQAVATGDLDGDGYDDAIIGAPGEDEGRVADAGRVTVLYGSKAGLSTARTASVTAAKPAAGARFGLGAAAARFTGDTDADQLVVADQKVGLHVFTYHAGVLRLVGAPRSTGHKLRPGYLTTGDYDHNGYADLVVSGYSPDDDYTKGWSAYYAGGSNGVTYRRDLPGGLGTASGDIDKDGFDDLVVGRLSSADDQAEGDAGGKIGVYYGGEEGPAGVDGPGTGPQWWSQNSPGVPGASEAGDSWGADLSVADVNGDGFADVAVGAPGEDVGSVADAGAVWLLRGSHKGLTAAHAQSFDQNTPHIPGTAEMDDAWGAQVRLADTDADGRAELLAAAPGENAGDGALWLLPASNNGLLAPGSWSYNAGALGGNAHAARFGAVIDE